One genomic region from Leishmania braziliensis MHOM/BR/75/M2904 complete genome, chromosome 35 encodes:
- the BT1 gene encoding putative folate/biopterin transporter: protein MTAREGEPNSASMELLNQYAKYFPHVLFTSHKAFEKYVASLDPEVYNNCVDLPEGEESLESRNPQEHMYVLTTLVGRNPTTAAFVATRCSVPAEKVVAKFVMLSDERQAAYARSELHCLAACTHFGIVKHFDDFKSDDKLLLIMEYGSGGDLNKQIKQRLKEHLPFQEYEVGLLFYQIVLALDEVHSRCMMHRDLKSANIFLMPTGIIKLGDFGFSKQYSDSVSLDVASSFCGTPYYLAPEVWERKRYSKKADMWSLGVILYELLTLHRPFKGPSQREILQQVLYGKYDPFPCPVSSTMKALLDPLLSKNPADRPTTQQLLHTEFLKYVANLFQDIVRHSETISPNDRTEILKQLQGSGERAPSPSSIRYDVLTSEVTHGGYLYKYSSDMRWKKRYFYIGNGQLRISLSENPENDGVAPKSVNLETVSDAFPVPEVYSQKHPNQLVLWFNNGQKIIAYATTKEDRDVWISKFQRACGM, encoded by the coding sequence ATGACTGCCAGAGAAGGCGAACCAAACAGCGCGTCGATGGAGTTGCTGAATCAGTACGCAAAGTACTTTCCACATGTCCTCTTCACCAGCCATAAGGCCTTCGAGAAGTATGTGGCGAGCCTCGACCCCGAGGTCTACAATAACTGTGTAGACCTGCCAGAAGGCGAGGAGTCACTGGAGTCCAGGAACCCGCAGGAGCACATGTATGTGCTGACGACGCTGGTGGGTCGAAACCCAACCACGGCCGCCTTCGTGGCCACCCGCTGCTCGGTCCCAgcggagaaggtggtggcCAAGTTTGTCATGCTAAGCGATGAAAGGCAGGCCGCGTACGCTCGCAGTGAGCTGCACTGCCTTGCCGCGTGCACACATTTTGGGATTGTAAAGCACTTCGACGACTTCAAGTCCGACGACAAGCTGCTGCTTATTATGGAGtatggcagcggcggcgacctcAACAAGCAGATCAAGCAGCGCCTGAAGGAGCACCTCCCTTTTCAAGAGTACGAGGTCGGGCTTCTCTTCTACCAGATTGTTCTGGCCTTGGACGAGGTACACAGCCGCTGCATGATGCATCGTGATTTAAAAAGCGCAAACATCTTTCTCATGCCCACTGGCATAATCAAGCTCGGCGACTTTGGCTTCTCGAAGCAGTACAGCGACTCCGTCTCACTCGACGTGGCATCGTCGTTCTGCGGTACCCCGTACTACCTCGCCCCGGAGGTGTGGGAGCGCAAGCGGTACAGTAAAAAGGCGGACATGTGGTCCCTCGGTGTCATTTTGTATGAGCTGCTGACCCTGCACCGCCCCTTCAAGGGACCGTCGCAGCGCGAGATTTTGCAGCAGGTGTTGTACGGCAAGTACGACCCATTTCCGTGCCCTGTGTCAAGCACCATGAAGGCGCTTCTGGATCCACTACTGTCGAAGAACCCAGCTGACCGGCCAaccacgcagcagctgctgcacacggaGTTTCTCAAGTACGTGGCTAACCTGTTCCAGGATATTGTGCGTCACTCCGAGACCATCTCACCCAACGATAGGACAGAGATtctgaagcagctgcaggggAGCGGCGAGCGAGCCCCGTCACCGTCGTCGATCCGCTACGACGTCCTTACTTCAGAGGTGACACACGGTGGGTATCTGTACAAGTACAGCTCTGACATGCGCTGGAAGAAGCGTTACTTCTACATTGGTAACGGCCAGCTGCGAATTTCGCTGAGCGAGAACCCCGAGAACGACGGCGTAGCCCCCAAGTCCGTCAACCTGGAGACGGTGAGCGACGCGTTCCCAGTGCCTGAGGTGTACTCGCAAAAGCACCCGAATCAGCTGGTGCTGTGGTTCAACAACGGCCAGAAGATCATCGCGTACGCCACTACGAAGGAGGACAGGGACGTGTGGATCTCAAAGTTCCAACGCGCCTGTGGTATGTAA
- the BT1 gene encoding putative biopterin transporter: MSSRYHLSSAPDSSPAEAAKYVHPVSARVLHAAPFLGYIPVFSVTLRSFHPKFVLAICLQRLFEKGLANGLMRLSIQPVLTGRYGLTGAVYQRLSTLYTLGWAINAFITVMADTFALFGYTKRWYGVLSAVGGGVFALLYGLLPAKESSAKPAAIFMFLTALFMSNIDVFAVALYSEQIRCRPAAGPALVSWMWGTALIGIMISSIIQGPLSDNGLTHFGVYMTAAILLLSGLLFVFNLFEERRNCAARLEDAKVEFLQNAKNTSIDGTAGLPPSPQKRDAKLTADSNINEEDDEEEAAAMDARGFVRPHVDTYLCGAVEVNRDVMLRYWRMALFCLILTLGVIANAVVNIFGTRWDIMYACITVAVVVCVSSFFTLPLAVAKVVVFMYFNAILYVNLPGVLNTFYVAKPACLPDGPHFSYTFYNAMNGILGNIAGISGTMVFAHLFPNHSYRFVMSLSAVLLPAASMFDLIILKRWNLAIGIPDHAMYIFGDAIIYEACDMLLNMPMMMLMCRIAPCGAESMVFALLASIYHLGTSTSSAIGYLLMETIWPVVTTGTCDYSNAPWLVITGHIVTPVLIFPLAYVLLPSARISDHIDHTGRKVREVELSERSAEAAEEPVSIPTRPRS; the protein is encoded by the coding sequence ATGTCAAGTCGCTACCATTTGTCGTCCGCGCCGGATTCGTCGCCGGCAGAAGCCGCCAAGTACGTTCATCCCGTTTCCGCTCGCGTGCTGCACGCCGCGCCATTTCTTGGGTACATCCCGGTCTTCAGCGTGACTCTCAGGTCATTCCACCCCAAATTTGTGCTTGCGATTTGCTTGCAGCGCTTGTTCGAGAAGGGCCTCGCCAATGGACTGATGCGACTGTCGATCCAGCCGGTGCTGACGGGCCGCTACGGACTCACTGGCGCCGTGTACCAGCGCCTGTCCACCCTCTACACGCTGGGTTGGGCCATCAACGCATTTATCACCGTCATGGCGGACACGTTTGCGCTGTTTGGGTACACAAAACGGTGGTACGGCGTATTGTCGGCggtgggcggcggcgtgttCGCGCTGCTGTACGGGCTTCTGCCGGCGAAGGAGTCGAGCGCGAAGCCTGCCGCCATCTTCATGTTCTTGACGGCACTGTTCATGAGCAACATCGACGTCTTCGCTGTCGCGTTGTACAGCGAGCAAATCCGCTGTCGCCCAGCTGCCGGGCCAGCACTGGTGAGCTGGATGTGGGGCACGGCGCTTATCGGTATTATGATCTCCAGCATAATTCAAGGTCCCCTCTCCGACAATGGGTTAACTCACTTTGGTGTGTACATGACAGCCGCAATCCTGCTGTTATCGGGCCTACTGTTTGTGTTCAACCTGTTCGAGGAGCGACGGAACTGTGCAGCCCGCTTGGAGGACGCCAAGGTGGAGTTTCTCCAGAACGCCAAGAACACGAGCATCGACGGCACGGCCGGCctgccgccatcaccgcagAAGCGAGATGCGAAGCTGACCGCTGATAGTAACATCAACGAagaggatgacgaggaggaggcagccgcGATGGATGCGCGAGGCTTCGTGCGGCCGCACGTGGACACCTACCTCTGCGGCGCCGTGGAAGTGAACCGAGACGTCATGCTGCGCTACTGGCGGATGGCACTGTTTTGCCTGATCCTCACACTCGGTGTGATAGCGAACGCAGTCGTGAACATCTTTGGCACGCGGTGGGACATTATGTATGCCTGCATCaccgtggcggtggtggtgtgcgtcAGCTCCTTCTTCACGTTGCCGCTGGCCGTTGCAAAAGTTGTGGTGTTCATGTATTTCAATGCCATCTTGTATGTGAACCTCCCAGGCGTGCTGAACACCTTCTACGTGGCAAAGCCAGCATGCCTCCCCGATGGGCCGCACTTTTCGTACACGTTCTACAACGCCATGAATGGCATTCTGGGTAATATTGCCGGCATCAGTGGCACTATGGTGTTCGCGCACCTGTTTCCTAACCACAGCTACCGGTTTGTCATGAGCCTCTCCGCTGTTCTGTTGCCGGCCGCCTCTATGTTCGATCTGATCATCTTGAAACGCTGGAACCTGGCCATTGGTATCCCTGATCACGCCATGTACATTTTTGGTGACGCCATCATCTACGAAGCATGTGATATGCTCCTCAACATGCCCATGATGATGCTCATGTGCCGCATTGCGCCGTGTGGGGCTGAGTCGATGGTGTTTGCGCTCCTCGCGAGTATTTACCACCTTGGCACCTCGACTTCGTCCGCCATAGGTTACCTGCTGATGGAAACGATTTGGCCGGTTGTCACGACAGGCACGTGTGActacagcaacgcgccgtGGCTGGTGATCACTGGGCACATCGTCACACCTGTTCTCATCTTCCCCCTGGCTTACGTTCTCCTCCCATCGGCGCGCATCAGTGACCACATTGACCACACGGGTCGAAAGGTAAGGGAGGTAGAGCTCTCAGAGCGGAGTGCTGAAGCGGCTGAGGAGCCGGTTTCTATCCCAACGAGGCCACGCAGCTAG